One genomic region from Spirosoma sp. KCTC 42546 encodes:
- a CDS encoding PHB depolymerase family esterase, with the protein MSKLLFSMLAFWASLGRYSPINHYVSTQQLAPVSPPELSVRDTLRYDEQTRIYWLHLPPAYKQHDELLPLVIALHGGGGSGQQFESQSKLSEKADQEGFITVCPDGLQNPGVLGLRTWNAGACCGQIASVQHSDDVGFIRKLIDKLVATRRVDPKKVYALGHSNGAMLCYRLACELPDKLAAIAANSGTMQLKTACKPNRVIPILHIHSQLDRNVPYIGGVGTKSINKQWNSPVDSTLTVFAQLAGCSTTKETVKTTDKYSFYKWSGCQDGAEIQYYLTADGGHSWPGGTKAVRFIGDEPSTAFVNNDLIWSFFKNYSLK; encoded by the coding sequence ATGAGTAAGCTGCTTTTTAGTATGCTGGCCTTTTGGGCTTCACTTGGACGGTATTCGCCTATTAACCATTACGTTTCAACTCAACAGTTGGCACCTGTTTCGCCACCAGAACTGAGTGTTCGCGATACGTTGCGGTATGATGAGCAGACGCGAATTTATTGGCTACACCTGCCACCTGCCTACAAGCAACATGATGAGCTGTTGCCCCTGGTTATTGCTTTGCATGGGGGAGGGGGTAGTGGTCAGCAGTTTGAATCACAGTCGAAGCTGAGCGAAAAAGCGGATCAGGAAGGATTTATTACCGTTTGTCCGGATGGGCTGCAAAACCCTGGTGTGTTAGGCTTACGCACTTGGAATGCGGGCGCGTGTTGTGGGCAAATTGCGTCGGTTCAGCACAGTGACGATGTGGGGTTTATCCGAAAGCTGATTGATAAACTAGTGGCTACCCGCCGAGTCGATCCTAAGAAAGTATATGCGCTGGGGCATTCCAATGGTGCTATGCTCTGCTACCGGTTAGCCTGTGAGTTACCGGATAAACTGGCGGCTATTGCGGCCAATTCAGGAACCATGCAATTAAAAACTGCCTGTAAACCCAACCGGGTCATACCGATTCTTCACATTCATTCGCAACTGGATCGGAATGTGCCGTATATAGGGGGCGTTGGCACGAAAAGTATCAATAAGCAATGGAATTCGCCGGTAGATAGTACACTGACTGTTTTTGCGCAACTAGCCGGGTGCTCGACCACAAAGGAGACTGTCAAAACCACCGACAAGTACAGCTTTTATAAATGGTCGGGTTGTCAGGATGGGGCTGAAATTCAGTATTACCTGACTGCAGATGGAGGGCATTCCTGGCCGGGTGGTACGAAAGCCGTTCGTTTTATTGGCGATGAACCTTCCACAGCCTTCGTCAATAATGACCTCATCTGGAGTTTTTTTAAGAATTATTCACTTAAGTAA
- a CDS encoding YafY family protein, producing MPANRNALVRYKTLDACLRNRMRKWALDDLIEAVSEALYEYEGIDKGISRRTVQADLQLMRSDKLGYFAPIVVLDKKYYTYEDPNYSITNIPLSDGDLSRMNEAVEVLKQFKGFSHFTALNEVVQKLEDHVYSTAQKSVPVIDFEKNEHLKGLHFLDELYQAVIQKRTLQIEYQSFSARLSQTFCFHVWWLKEFKNRWFAVGVRDGKGYLMNLALDRMLSIRVDPEVDYVCNQSIDPNAHYHDVIGVSVSENLRPINVKLFVNRLHAPYVETKPLHHSQHVVERTEQGIVIQLRVQHNFELEKEILGFGEGMHVLEPERLRRVIQKRLQAGLDAYKVVGTDNTLPNPSP from the coding sequence ATGCCTGCTAACCGAAATGCCCTTGTACGCTACAAAACGCTGGATGCCTGCCTACGCAATCGGATGCGCAAATGGGCACTCGATGACCTGATTGAAGCGGTTTCAGAAGCACTTTATGAGTACGAAGGCATCGACAAAGGCATCAGCCGGCGTACCGTTCAGGCTGACCTTCAACTGATGCGAAGCGATAAGCTGGGTTACTTTGCTCCCATTGTTGTACTGGATAAAAAATACTATACCTACGAAGACCCGAACTACAGCATTACCAACATTCCGCTGTCGGACGGCGACTTGTCACGGATGAACGAAGCCGTAGAGGTTTTAAAGCAATTTAAAGGATTTTCGCATTTTACGGCACTTAACGAAGTGGTCCAGAAGCTGGAAGATCATGTGTATTCAACGGCCCAGAAGTCGGTGCCGGTTATTGATTTTGAGAAAAACGAGCACCTCAAAGGGCTTCATTTTCTGGACGAGCTGTATCAGGCGGTTATCCAGAAGCGGACTCTCCAGATTGAATACCAGTCCTTTTCCGCGCGGCTATCACAAACCTTTTGCTTTCATGTCTGGTGGCTGAAAGAGTTTAAAAACCGCTGGTTTGCCGTTGGCGTGCGCGATGGTAAAGGGTATCTCATGAACCTGGCGCTTGATCGGATGCTCTCTATTCGTGTTGACCCTGAGGTTGACTATGTATGTAATCAGAGCATCGACCCTAATGCACATTATCACGACGTGATTGGCGTATCGGTCAGCGAGAATCTACGGCCTATTAACGTGAAGTTATTTGTTAATCGGCTGCATGCCCCCTATGTTGAAACTAAACCGCTTCACCATTCGCAGCACGTTGTGGAGCGAACGGAACAGGGCATTGTTATTCAACTTCGGGTACAGCATAATTTTGAGCTGGAGAAGGAGATTCTGGGCTTCGGTGAGGGCATGCACGTACTTGAGCCTGAACGACTTCGGCGGGTTATTCAGAAACGATTACAGGCTGGGCTGGATGCCTATAAAGTTGTAGGGACTGATAATACCCTACCCAACCCCTCCCCTTGA
- a CDS encoding RtcB family protein, with the protein METPISLDDLLTLGPIPDQLQGTFLRVANGLVQRAGYPKEKVMGLLAQMLQNPKKYAYSKNKVTNLAQSIYALNKQGIAVPLSETGVTYLPPDPAPYVVTAQGEQAEQTFDLRTGPLPYAVFGREQIEEGALKQMETAASLPISVAGALMPDAHQGYGLPIGGVLATEANTVIPFAVGVDIACRMCLSVFDLPPAFLKREPHLLKKSLVEQTKFGIGGETREKIDESVMDLPEWQATKVIRDLKDKAYRQLGSSGTGNHFVEWGIVEVYAHDDLLNLPPGEYLALLSHSGSRGFGGNVANYYSKLAMQKTKLPKQAAHLAWLDLATEEGQAYWIAMNLAGEYASANHHEIHRKLAKALREKPLVMVENHHNFAWKEKLADGQEVIVHRKGATPAGSDVLGIIPGSMTQPGFVVRGKGNAESLNSASHGAGRLMSRTQAFNTLTRSQWNKALTEADIQLIGGDLDEAPMVYKNIETVINAQSDLVSVLAKFTPKIVRMADANRKEGRED; encoded by the coding sequence ATGGAAACACCAATTTCACTAGACGATCTATTAACATTGGGGCCAATCCCCGATCAGTTGCAGGGAACGTTTCTTCGCGTGGCAAATGGCCTGGTACAACGGGCCGGATACCCTAAAGAAAAAGTAATGGGTTTGCTGGCGCAGATGCTCCAGAATCCTAAAAAGTACGCTTACTCTAAAAACAAGGTCACTAATCTGGCCCAGTCGATCTATGCGTTGAACAAACAAGGTATAGCCGTTCCACTGAGCGAGACAGGCGTAACGTACCTGCCTCCTGACCCAGCACCGTATGTGGTAACCGCTCAGGGAGAACAAGCTGAACAAACCTTCGACCTGCGTACGGGACCACTCCCCTATGCTGTATTTGGGCGTGAGCAGATTGAAGAAGGTGCGTTAAAACAAATGGAAACAGCCGCTAGCCTACCCATTTCGGTAGCGGGTGCGCTCATGCCCGATGCCCACCAAGGGTATGGGCTTCCTATTGGTGGCGTACTGGCTACAGAAGCGAACACGGTCATTCCGTTTGCGGTTGGGGTCGATATTGCCTGCCGAATGTGCCTGTCGGTTTTCGATTTACCGCCCGCCTTTTTGAAACGCGAACCGCATTTATTGAAGAAGTCGCTGGTGGAGCAAACCAAATTCGGAATTGGGGGCGAAACCCGCGAGAAAATCGACGAGAGCGTTATGGATTTACCCGAATGGCAGGCCACCAAAGTGATCCGCGATTTAAAAGACAAAGCGTATCGGCAGTTGGGAAGCTCGGGCACAGGCAACCATTTTGTGGAGTGGGGCATCGTGGAGGTATATGCTCATGACGATCTCCTGAATCTGCCACCGGGCGAATACCTGGCCCTGTTATCGCACTCAGGATCGCGCGGATTTGGGGGTAATGTGGCAAATTATTACTCAAAACTGGCCATGCAGAAAACCAAACTACCCAAACAGGCTGCCCATTTAGCCTGGCTGGATTTGGCTACGGAAGAAGGACAGGCCTACTGGATTGCCATGAATCTAGCGGGCGAGTATGCCTCTGCCAACCATCATGAAATCCATAGAAAACTGGCAAAAGCCCTACGTGAAAAGCCATTGGTGATGGTTGAAAACCACCACAACTTTGCGTGGAAGGAGAAACTGGCCGATGGCCAGGAGGTGATTGTTCACCGAAAAGGAGCCACACCCGCCGGATCTGACGTGCTGGGAATTATTCCGGGATCGATGACACAACCGGGCTTTGTGGTGCGGGGAAAAGGCAATGCAGAATCGTTGAATTCAGCCTCGCACGGAGCTGGCCGACTGATGTCGCGAACCCAGGCGTTTAATACGCTCACCCGCTCCCAATGGAACAAAGCCTTAACAGAAGCCGATATTCAACTTATTGGCGGGGACCTGGATGAGGCCCCAATGGTTTACAAAAACATTGAGACCGTCATCAATGCGCAAAGCGACCTGGTTTCGGTGCTGGCAAAGTTCACGCCCAAAATTGTTCGGATGGCCGATGCCAACCGGAAGGAAGGACGTGAAGATTAA